A part of Nocardioides sp. WS12 genomic DNA contains:
- a CDS encoding oxygenase MpaB family protein, which translates to MELLPNIDVVFKAIDKVGSMGDIGVDRVRQKYEPLPDYGFFGPGSVAWKVWCYPSSAIMGFQRSVTIEFLDPNLNASVVNSGGVKSRPRNRYERTMRYFALVAAGDTAAATKAADILVKVHSLGIGNDPVTGGRYDSNSPESQLWIHMTAWHSILYCYEMFGPGKLPAAEEAEYWEQCAIAAQCQTINPDDVPRTREAVVAYFESWKPRLAASQTAQSMVRMILHTEVALPQDQPEFVKPIMLLIARFATMATISTYPQYIRQLFGLKQSAAEDAIVQPAMRALMTAINSNIHLYDAVWSYLVPGVADILMPAVLGIPATNPVTMTPREAQKLYGYDPPAEAHLDLRRKQEQKVFGEHVAPSLEGLEESEEFFGHMRGVPQ; encoded by the coding sequence ATGGAGCTCTTGCCCAACATTGACGTCGTCTTCAAGGCCATCGACAAGGTCGGTTCGATGGGGGACATCGGGGTCGACCGGGTCAGGCAGAAGTACGAGCCGCTGCCGGACTACGGGTTCTTCGGACCGGGGTCGGTGGCCTGGAAGGTCTGGTGTTATCCGAGCTCGGCGATCATGGGGTTTCAGCGTTCCGTGACGATCGAGTTCCTCGACCCGAACCTCAATGCGTCGGTCGTGAACTCGGGTGGCGTGAAGTCGCGTCCACGCAACCGCTACGAACGCACCATGCGGTACTTCGCCCTCGTGGCTGCGGGAGACACGGCCGCTGCCACCAAGGCCGCCGACATCCTGGTCAAGGTGCACTCGCTGGGCATCGGGAACGATCCCGTGACCGGGGGACGCTACGACTCGAACTCGCCGGAGTCGCAGCTGTGGATCCACATGACGGCCTGGCACTCGATCCTCTACTGCTACGAGATGTTCGGACCCGGCAAGCTCCCGGCAGCAGAGGAGGCGGAGTACTGGGAGCAGTGCGCCATCGCGGCGCAGTGCCAGACGATCAATCCGGACGACGTACCCCGAACCCGGGAGGCCGTCGTCGCCTACTTCGAGTCCTGGAAGCCTCGCCTGGCCGCGTCCCAGACAGCCCAGTCCATGGTGCGGATGATCCTGCACACCGAGGTCGCCCTGCCGCAGGACCAGCCGGAGTTCGTCAAGCCGATCATGTTGCTGATCGCCCGCTTCGCGACCATGGCGACCATCTCGACGTACCCGCAGTACATCCGTCAGCTTTTCGGTCTCAAGCAGTCGGCCGCAGAGGACGCCATCGTGCAGCCCGCCATGCGCGCCCTCATGACGGCCATCAACAGCAACATCCACCTGTACGACGCGGTCTGGTCGTACCTCGTCCCGGGCGTCGCGGACATCCTCATGCCCGCGGTCCTCGGGATCCCGGCCACCAACCCGGTCACGATGACTCCCCGTGAAGCACAGAAGCTCTACGGGTACGACCCGCCGGCCGAGGCGCACCTGGACCTGCGGCGCAAGCAGGAGCAGAAGGTGTTCGGCGAGCACGTCGCTCCGAGCCTCGAAGGGCTCGAGGAGTCGGAGGAGTTCTTCGGTCACATGCGGGGGGTGCCGCAGTAG
- the acs gene encoding acetate--CoA ligase has product MSEQPTILAPDRTSFAPPTELAAQANATADSYADATANRLGYWADQAGRITWAEPFTEVLDWSNPPFAKWYVGGRLNAAYNCVDRHVEAGNGDRVALHFIGEPGDTRDITYAQLKDEVSRAANALTDLGIRAGDRVAIYLPMIPEAVVAMLACARLGAPHTVVFGGFSADALASRIVDCDARIVITADGGYRRGATSALKPAVDDALSKLGGDSPVDHVVVVRRTGQHVPFDDATDVWWHDVVDGSSPDHTPEAFDSEHPLYVMYTSGTTGTPKGILHTTGGYLVQTTSTFWSVFDHKPDDVYWCTADIGWVTGHSYVVYGPLANGASQVLYEGTPDAPHRGRWWEIIQDKGVTILYTAPTAIRTFMKWGEQIPAEYDLSTLRILGSVGESINPEAYHWYREHVGGSNAPIVDTWWQTETGGHMISPLPGVTEGKPGSAMTPLPGIVADVVDDAGQSVANGDSGYLVIREPWPAMLRTIWGDDERYRDTYWSRWEGMYFAGDGARRDEDGAIWLLGRVDDVMNVSGHRLSTTEIESALVSHPKVAEAAVVGAADNTTGQAVVAFVILRESAADDGTDVVADLRAHVAREIGPIAKPRQITVVPELPKTRSGKIMRRLLRDVAENREIGDASTLADASVMESLRGGDSRHANYCGTPRM; this is encoded by the coding sequence ATGTCTGAGCAGCCCACGATCCTGGCCCCGGATCGAACGTCCTTCGCACCGCCGACCGAGCTGGCTGCGCAGGCCAATGCGACCGCCGATTCCTACGCGGACGCTACCGCCAATCGGCTCGGATACTGGGCCGATCAGGCTGGTCGGATCACGTGGGCCGAGCCCTTCACCGAGGTGCTCGACTGGTCCAATCCCCCCTTCGCCAAGTGGTACGTCGGCGGCCGCCTCAATGCGGCGTACAACTGCGTCGACCGGCACGTCGAAGCCGGCAACGGCGACCGCGTGGCCCTGCACTTCATCGGGGAGCCGGGCGACACCCGCGACATCACCTACGCGCAACTGAAGGACGAGGTCTCGCGGGCCGCGAACGCCCTCACCGACCTCGGCATCCGGGCTGGGGACCGGGTGGCGATCTACCTCCCGATGATTCCCGAGGCCGTGGTGGCGATGCTCGCGTGTGCCCGTCTCGGCGCGCCGCACACAGTGGTGTTCGGGGGCTTCAGCGCCGACGCCCTGGCGAGCCGGATCGTCGATTGCGACGCGAGGATTGTGATCACCGCTGATGGCGGCTACCGACGCGGAGCCACCTCAGCGTTGAAGCCGGCCGTCGACGACGCTCTCTCGAAGCTCGGCGGCGACAGTCCCGTCGACCATGTCGTCGTCGTCCGTCGTACCGGCCAGCACGTCCCGTTCGACGACGCAACCGACGTGTGGTGGCACGACGTGGTGGACGGGTCCTCCCCCGACCACACACCGGAGGCCTTCGACTCCGAGCACCCCCTCTACGTCATGTACACCTCAGGCACCACCGGCACTCCCAAGGGAATCCTGCACACGACGGGCGGATACCTCGTGCAGACGACGTCGACCTTCTGGAGCGTCTTCGACCACAAGCCCGACGACGTCTACTGGTGCACCGCCGACATCGGCTGGGTCACCGGCCACTCGTACGTCGTCTACGGTCCGCTCGCCAACGGCGCCTCGCAAGTCCTCTACGAAGGCACACCCGACGCACCCCACCGCGGCCGGTGGTGGGAGATCATCCAGGACAAGGGCGTGACGATTCTCTACACCGCCCCGACCGCCATCCGGACGTTCATGAAGTGGGGCGAGCAGATCCCCGCGGAGTACGACCTCTCGACGCTGCGGATTCTCGGTTCGGTCGGCGAATCCATCAATCCGGAGGCGTACCACTGGTACCGCGAGCACGTGGGCGGCAGCAACGCACCGATCGTCGACACCTGGTGGCAGACCGAGACCGGCGGCCACATGATCAGCCCGCTCCCCGGGGTGACCGAGGGCAAGCCCGGCTCCGCCATGACTCCCCTTCCCGGCATCGTCGCCGACGTCGTCGATGACGCCGGTCAGTCCGTCGCCAACGGTGACTCCGGCTATCTGGTGATCCGCGAACCATGGCCCGCCATGCTCCGCACCATCTGGGGCGACGACGAGCGCTATCGCGACACCTACTGGTCGCGGTGGGAAGGGATGTACTTCGCCGGCGACGGTGCCCGACGGGACGAAGACGGCGCCATCTGGCTCCTGGGGCGCGTGGACGACGTCATGAACGTGTCCGGCCACCGCCTCTCGACCACCGAAATCGAGTCCGCGCTGGTGTCACACCCCAAAGTCGCCGAGGCCGCTGTGGTCGGGGCAGCCGACAACACGACCGGCCAGGCGGTGGTGGCCTTCGTCATCCTTCGTGAGTCCGCTGCGGACGACGGCACGGACGTCGTTGCCGATCTCCGCGCCCACGTTGCCAGGGAGATCGGCCCGATCGCCAAGCCCCGCCAGATCACGGTCGTCCCCGAGCTACCCAAGACACGCTCAGGCAAGATCATGCGCCGACTCCTTCGTGACGTGGCCGAGAACCGCGAGATCGGCGACGCATCGACCCTTGCTGACGCATCCGTGATGGAGAGCCTTCGCGGCGGCGATTCCCGGCACGCCAACTACTGCGGCACCCCCCGCATGTGA
- a CDS encoding LuxR C-terminal-related transcriptional regulator: MSVDLMRPDDVALLRQTSREVRQALRGAVSFGGLSENGRVRVTAVAGASKRLTSIVLSPSRGLGGRSWETGQPLAVDDYENAEDITHDFDDQILGEGIVGLAVAPIIVRRHLRGLLYAGTRSPARASEVLRLLERQAGRVAHELNIRDQVDHRVRLILAAAGGTGQPPVGEQVDPGADALTPRQVDILRLVSLGLKNAEIAAHLGLSVPTVKSYLRTVMARLHASTRQAAVVEARRRGLLP; the protein is encoded by the coding sequence ATGTCTGTCGATCTGATGCGACCTGACGACGTCGCCCTGCTTCGGCAGACCAGCCGTGAGGTTCGTCAGGCGCTCCGGGGAGCTGTGTCATTTGGTGGCCTCAGCGAGAACGGCCGCGTCCGGGTGACCGCCGTTGCCGGCGCAAGCAAGCGCCTCACCTCGATCGTCCTGTCGCCGTCGCGGGGGCTCGGGGGACGGAGTTGGGAGACCGGGCAACCGTTGGCGGTCGATGACTACGAGAACGCCGAAGACATCACGCACGACTTCGATGACCAGATCCTTGGCGAGGGCATCGTCGGTCTCGCTGTTGCTCCGATCATCGTCCGTCGTCACCTCCGTGGCCTGCTGTACGCCGGCACCCGATCGCCCGCACGGGCGTCCGAGGTTCTGCGCCTGCTGGAGCGGCAGGCGGGCCGGGTGGCGCACGAACTGAACATCCGCGACCAGGTCGACCATCGCGTGCGGCTGATCCTCGCGGCCGCCGGCGGGACCGGACAACCGCCGGTTGGTGAGCAGGTCGATCCCGGCGCCGACGCCCTGACGCCGCGTCAGGTCGACATTCTTCGGCTGGTCAGCCTCGGTTTGAAGAACGCCGAGATCGCCGCCCACCTGGGCCTGTCGGTCCCGACCGTGAAGAGTTATCTGCGCACCGTCATGGCCCGGCTTCATGCATCGACGCGGCAGGCCGCCGTCGTCGAGGCGCGGCGCCGCGGTCTCCTCCCGTAG
- the phnA gene encoding phosphonoacetate hydrolase, with amino-acid sequence MSTTFTVNDRTYTTPDVPVVVICIDGSEPDYHLEAIKAGRMPWLAKVIESQQASSWEAHCAMPALTNPNNVSIATGQPPAVHGISGNYIFDTTTGEEVLMNDKKFLRAPTLFAAANEAGLDVVIVTAKDKLRRLLGAGVVEDGPSLAGTGEFVPPTRRGICFSAEKADQATVADNGIEDVLELVGKPLASVYSADLSIFALAAGVEILRTRGADLMYLSLTDYIQHKNAPGTEAANDLYAEIDRYAAELEALGAIVVLTADHGMSAKTGADGKANVLFVEDEVRRILGTEGVEPDSDGLRVILPITDPYTVHHGALGSFASVYLPEGVDREATIAALRTVPGVQAAYNREEAAGTFSMPADRIGDIVVLGEEGTAVGRYAAWHDLSGLDAPLRSHGALGELQIPFIINRQLPQPEQLDEPYGRPAFVHNYDAFWVATTVVSEQLTHSSAV; translated from the coding sequence GTGAGCACCACGTTCACCGTGAACGATCGCACCTACACCACTCCGGACGTCCCGGTGGTGGTCATCTGCATCGACGGCAGCGAACCCGACTACCACCTCGAGGCCATCAAGGCCGGTCGGATGCCCTGGCTCGCCAAGGTCATCGAGAGCCAGCAGGCCAGCTCCTGGGAGGCGCACTGCGCCATGCCGGCGCTGACCAACCCCAACAACGTGTCGATCGCGACCGGCCAGCCGCCGGCCGTCCACGGCATCAGCGGCAACTACATCTTCGACACCACGACCGGTGAGGAGGTGCTCATGAACGACAAGAAGTTCCTGCGTGCACCCACCCTCTTCGCCGCGGCGAACGAGGCCGGTCTCGACGTCGTGATCGTCACCGCCAAGGACAAGCTCCGTCGCCTGCTCGGCGCCGGCGTCGTCGAGGACGGCCCGAGCCTGGCCGGTACCGGCGAGTTCGTACCGCCGACCCGTCGCGGCATCTGCTTCTCCGCCGAGAAGGCCGACCAGGCGACCGTCGCGGACAACGGCATCGAGGACGTGCTCGAGCTCGTCGGGAAGCCGCTCGCGAGCGTCTACTCCGCCGACCTGAGCATCTTCGCCCTCGCGGCCGGTGTGGAGATCCTGCGCACCAGGGGCGCCGACCTGATGTACCTCTCGCTCACTGACTACATCCAGCACAAGAACGCCCCCGGCACCGAGGCTGCCAACGACCTGTACGCCGAGATCGATCGCTACGCGGCGGAACTGGAAGCACTCGGCGCGATCGTGGTCCTCACCGCCGACCACGGCATGAGCGCCAAGACCGGCGCCGACGGCAAGGCCAACGTCCTGTTCGTCGAGGACGAGGTTCGCCGGATCCTCGGCACCGAAGGTGTCGAGCCCGACAGCGATGGCCTGCGGGTGATCCTGCCGATCACCGACCCGTACACCGTGCACCACGGCGCACTCGGCTCCTTCGCCAGCGTCTACCTGCCCGAGGGCGTGGACCGGGAAGCGACGATCGCTGCCCTCCGTACCGTCCCCGGAGTGCAGGCGGCGTACAACCGTGAGGAAGCGGCCGGGACCTTCTCCATGCCCGCCGACCGTATCGGCGACATCGTCGTCCTCGGCGAAGAAGGCACGGCCGTCGGTCGCTACGCCGCCTGGCACGACCTCAGCGGCCTGGACGCCCCGCTGCGCTCACACGGCGCGCTCGGCGAGCTCCAGATCCCGTTCATCATCAACCGGCAGTTGCCGCAGCCCGAGCAGCTCGACGAGCCCTACGGCCGTCCGGCGTTCGTGCACAACTACGACGCGTTCTGGGTCGCCACAACCGTCGTCTCCGAGCAACTCACTCACTCTTCCGCCGTCTAG